A single Phalacrocorax aristotelis chromosome 18, bGulAri2.1, whole genome shotgun sequence DNA region contains:
- the LOC142065972 gene encoding fibrinogen-like protein 1-like protein, with protein sequence MAFQAGTHQLHRDLVLLPTVMAMLLLCVSPARAASFQGGFPADCSHLSSSSPSGVYVIQPAGSPPRVVWCDMDTEGKGWTVVQRNTYTTEITWKESWTTYKYGFGNVRGDHWLGTEYLHLLTQQGTYKVRFVVWNKANVTHYAEYDIFSVESEASGYPLRLGRFSGDGDDYLTSYHSQYGGIHDNMKFSTTDRDQDQYSGNCASSYGGWWYDKCQNILLNGKRYIYWPGICSSGDCTSSVILVKPTDVC encoded by the exons ATGG CGTTCCAGGCTGGGACACATCAGCTCCACAGGGACCTTGTCCTCCTGCCCACAGTGATGGCAATGCTTCTCCTCTGCGTAAGCCCAGCACGTGCTGCCAGCTTCCAGGGTG GGTTCCCAGCAGACTGCAGccacctcagcagcagcagccccagtgGGGTGTACGTCATCCAGCCGGCAGGGTCTCCCCCACGGGTGGTGTGGTGCGACATGGACACCGAAGGCAAGGGGTGGACTGTTGTCCAGAGAAACACTTACACCACTGAAATCACCTGGAAGGAGTCCTGGACCACCTACAAGTACGGCTTCGGGAATGTGCGCGGCGATCACTGGCTGGGCACTGAGTACCTGCACCTGCTGACGCAGCAGGGCACCTACAAGGTCCGCTTCGTCGTGTGGAATAAAGCCAACGTCACCCATTATGCTGAGTACGACATCTTCAGTGTGGAGAGTGAGGCTAGCGGGTACCCGCTTAGGCTGGGCCGATTTTCTGGTGATGGGGATGACTATCTGACCAGCTATCACTCCCAGTATGGGGGCATACATGACAACATGAAGTTCAGCACAACTGACAGGGACCAGGACCAGTACAGCGGGAACTGCGCCAGCAGCTACGGGGGCTGGTGGTACGACAAGTGCCAGAACATCCTGCTCAATGGCAAGAGGTACATCTACTGGCCAGGAATCTGCTCAAGCGGCGACTGCACATCCTCCGTCATCCTGGTCAAACCCACAGATGTGTGTTGA